A window from Leishmania mexicana MHOM/GT/2001/U1103 complete genome, chromosome 33 encodes these proteins:
- a CDS encoding nucleolar protein family a member-like protein, with amino-acid sequence MPQDEQATATEEYDYDRELYRCPISWPITSDKPKMTKKVYSLIKKTVTANKKRGIVKGIKDVTKAIRKGQKGILVLGADASPYDVVSHFPLMAEEAKIPYVWVPSRQDLGTATQCKRATSVVLLKVNEELKSSYDKIVLAIEDLNLEE; translated from the coding sequence ATGCCCCAGGACGAGcaagcgacggcgacggaggagtACGACTACGATCGGGAGCTCTACCGCTGCCCCATCTCGTGGCCCATCACCTCCGACAAGCCCAAGATGACCAAGAAGGTGTACTCTCTCATCAAGAAGACAGTCACGGCGAACAAGAAGAGGGGCATTGTGAAGGGCATTAAGGATGTTACCAAGGCGATTCGCAAGGGCCAGAAGGGTATTCTCGTGCTCGGCGCCGATGCGTCTCCATACGACGTGGTGTCACACTTCCCTCtcatggcggaggaggctAAGATTCCGTACGTGTGGGTGCCGTCGCGGCAGGACCTAGGCACTGCCACCCAGTGCAAGCGTGCAACCTCTGTCGTGCTGCTGAAGGTGAACGAGGAACTCAAGTCGAGCTATGACAAAATTGTCCTCGCCATCGAGGACCTGAACTTGGAGGAGTAG